One genomic segment of Rivularia sp. PCC 7116 includes these proteins:
- a CDS encoding SdrD B-like domain-containing protein, producing MKALFKHLSSITQGEPGSVANNTRLSSRNISSPFLSTTLLAVLLGVPQIPIMSSGKAIAQNAASCPAGTTPETIQFNASDSLQDLTQIYSIGGIRTVLSFIEEVPNRVIDRTESRIDGGVYGGLQGPNLRLNIGPGKPPETGNLAPGSATLTITFAQPVTLASPLTLLDVDQEGERDSGRFFRDIATVTAANNNSNVAVNLQALGSFTQVSGNTASGTTENSLPDQGQGNVSVTPQGAVDQINITYTPDTSQQRGQDQTIGLAPFTICAPGDAGTIGDTVYQDLNGDGTQNPGEAGIPGINLTLINPGPDGQFGTPDDTTETTTTDNNGRYNFPVPAGNYRVTVDNPPQGFSPTQTPPQTIVVAAGQNFDTADFGFLPQQIGSIGDTVYRDNNNNNVQDEGDTGIPGVQVTLTSPGADGQLGTPDDTNQTTTTNEQGIYTFPNLPAGNYQVTSATPDALNPTQTQPNPVELQPGQNIDTVDFGFAPTPGGTVGDTVYRDENGDGTQNEGEPGLPGVEVTLVNPGPDGQFGTPDDTTQTTTTDENGTYGFPNVPPGDYQVVVNNPPDGLTPTQTPPQTVTVQPGQNFEDADFGFSPQQTGSIGDTVYRDNNNNNVQDEGDTGIPGVQVTLTSPGADGQLGTPDDTNQTTTTNEQGIYTFPNLPAGNYQVTSATPDGLNPTQTQPNPVELQPGQNIDTVDFGFSPPQGGTVGDTVYRDENGDGTQNEGEPGIPGVEVTLVNPGPDGQFGTPDDTTQTTTTDENGTYGFPNVPPGDYQVVVNNPPDGLTPTQTPPQTVTVQPGEDFEDADFGFAPQQIGSIGDTVYRDNNNNNVQDEGDTGIGGVQVTLTSPGADGQLGTPDDTTQTTTTNDQGIYTFPNLPAGNYQVTSATPDGLNPTQTQPNPVELQPGQNIDTVDFGFAPTPGGTVGDTVYRDENGDGTQNEGEPGLPGVEVTLVNPGPDGQFGTPDDTTQTTTTDENGTYGFPNVPPGDYQVVVNNPPDGLTPTQTPPQTVTVQPGEDFEDADFGFSPQQIGSIGDTVYTDGNSNNQQDEGEEGIPGATVTLTLPGPDEQLGTGDDTTQTTTTNEQGIYTFPNLPAGNYRVTATSPREGDNPTQTQPDAVELQPGQNLDTVDFGFVPGPLGQGQGTIGDTVYNDTNRNNQQDEGETGIPGATVTLTNPGEDGEFGTPDDTTQTTTTNENGNYSFPNLPAGNYRVTTTTPDGLTPTQTPDETVALAQNQNLDTVDFGFAPQEDGTGSIGDTVYNDTNSNNQQDEGETGIPGVTVTLTTPGEDGQFGNEDDTTQTTTTNEQGIYGFTNLPPANYRVTTETPNGLNPTQTQPDVINLQGGQNIDTIDFGFAGQDQGTGSIGDTVYNDTNRNSQQDEGETGIPGVTVTLTSPGEDGQLGTPDDTTTTTTTNEQGNYNFPNLPAGNYRVTITNPDGLTPTQTPPETIELEENENDDTVDFGLAPAQGTGSIGDTVYNDTNRNSQQDEGETGIPGVTVTLTSPGEDGQLGTPDDTTTTTTTNEQGNYNFPNLPAGNYRVTITNPDGLTPTQTPPETIELEENENDDTVDFGLAPAQGTGSIGDTVYNDTNRNNQQDEGETGVPGVIVTLTTPGEDGQLGNEDDTTQTTTTDEQGNYNFPNVPAGNYRVTITNPDGLSPTQTPPETVTVGDNQNIDTADFGLAPGQQQGTGSLGDTVYNDLNNNGQQDEGEPGIAGVVVNYAGTGPDGVFGESLTDDDTSGRTSTDANGRYTFPNLPAGTYRVTINDQSQQPIREFSQTQTPNNPITLNEGDNIDTADFGFTQPTGTIGDTVYQDNNSDGTQNEGEPGIPGVEVTLTRPGEDGQLGTPDDTTDTTTTNDQGNYSFPNVPTGNYRVTVNNSPDGLNPTQTPPSNIPLQPGQNFNDADFGFSPQQVGTIGDLVFFDNDGDSTPDNDESGIPGLTLVLRDANGNVVATTNTDEDGAYSFVAPPGTYTVTVSNPPQGLNPTLTQDNPVNLQAGQNIDTVDFGFQPPSTGSIGDTVFADENGNGVQEPGEPGVSGVVVRLVRPGQDGVFGTGDDQVEEQRTDNTDTVAFNENTPGQYTFDNLPPGDYQVQMVLPDGSILTTGANPISVDLQPGQNLDSADFGIRMTGFGGENPGSIGDEVFNDTDGDGVRDEGEPGVPNVTVTLTQPGPDNQLGTADDTTQETTTNDQGNYTFGDLPPGPYRITVTPPLNLSEVTNPGGSQIERNLQPGQDLTNADFGLRGPSGGSIGDTVFNDTDGDGVQDFTDSNNNGVKEPNEEGEAGIPGVQLTLRNANGDIFATTTTNENGNYIFNGLPLANYTVEAARPNDFSPTTETTLSAQLTEATPNRNEIDFGFRPGLLGASGPTNLRLVKRITNVLRGNQPISGVNFNQFEDDANDENDNVLNSSPQSSPVGITRLETPVQSGDEIEYTIYFLSEGGEALQNVRVCDVVPNGTAFVNGSITVNGGGNGADNGNFLTPLSPVPAEFQNICLNGTPANGAVLTNLGTLPAGGQFGFVRFRVRVN from the coding sequence ATGAAAGCTTTATTTAAGCATTTATCGTCAATTACTCAAGGGGAACCGGGTTCGGTGGCAAATAATACTAGGCTATCATCAAGAAATATCTCCAGTCCCTTTCTGTCTACGACTTTATTAGCGGTTTTGTTAGGCGTACCCCAAATACCAATAATGAGTAGTGGGAAGGCCATAGCGCAAAACGCAGCAAGTTGTCCTGCGGGTACCACACCAGAAACAATACAGTTCAACGCTAGCGATAGCCTGCAAGATTTAACACAAATCTATAGTATCGGCGGAATACGTACTGTCTTATCTTTCATTGAAGAAGTACCCAATCGAGTTATTGATAGAACCGAATCAAGAATTGATGGTGGTGTTTATGGTGGGCTTCAAGGACCAAATCTACGTTTAAATATTGGTCCTGGTAAACCACCAGAAACGGGTAATCTAGCACCAGGATCTGCAACTCTTACTATTACTTTTGCTCAACCAGTTACCTTAGCATCCCCTTTAACTTTGTTGGATGTTGACCAAGAAGGCGAGCGAGATAGCGGTAGATTTTTCCGAGATATAGCTACCGTTACTGCGGCTAATAATAATTCCAACGTTGCTGTTAATCTGCAAGCGCTTGGTTCGTTCACCCAAGTTTCTGGTAATACAGCTTCTGGTACAACAGAGAACTCATTGCCCGATCAAGGTCAAGGTAACGTTTCTGTAACACCCCAAGGTGCTGTTGACCAAATCAACATTACTTATACACCAGATACTTCTCAACAAAGAGGACAAGACCAAACTATCGGTTTAGCACCATTCACTATTTGTGCGCCGGGGGATGCAGGTACCATTGGTGATACGGTTTATCAAGATCTCAATGGCGACGGTACGCAAAATCCTGGCGAAGCAGGGATTCCTGGAATTAATTTAACTTTAATAAATCCCGGTCCTGACGGTCAATTTGGCACTCCCGACGACACTACAGAAACCACTACAACTGATAATAACGGAAGATACAATTTCCCCGTACCTGCTGGTAATTACCGAGTTACTGTTGATAATCCCCCCCAAGGTTTCAGTCCAACTCAAACACCACCACAAACTATTGTTGTAGCAGCAGGTCAAAATTTTGATACTGCTGATTTTGGTTTTCTACCGCAGCAAATAGGTAGTATTGGCGATACAGTTTATCGGGATAACAATAACAACAACGTCCAAGACGAAGGCGATACTGGAATTCCTGGAGTACAGGTAACTTTAACCAGCCCAGGTGCCGACGGACAATTAGGTACTCCTGACGATACAAATCAAACCACAACTACCAACGAACAAGGTATTTACACCTTTCCCAACTTACCTGCTGGGAATTATCAAGTAACCTCAGCAACACCCGATGCTTTGAATCCAACTCAAACCCAACCCAATCCTGTAGAATTACAGCCTGGTCAAAATATTGACACAGTTGACTTTGGTTTCGCACCAACTCCAGGTGGTACGGTTGGAGATACAGTTTACCGAGATGAAAACGGTGACGGAACTCAAAACGAAGGCGAACCGGGACTTCCTGGCGTTGAAGTTACCTTAGTTAATCCAGGTCCCGACGGTCAATTTGGTACCCCAGACGACACAACGCAAACCACAACTACCGATGAAAACGGTACTTATGGTTTTCCCAACGTACCCCCAGGTGACTATCAAGTTGTTGTTAATAATCCTCCCGACGGATTAACCCCAACTCAAACCCCACCGCAAACTGTTACCGTACAACCTGGTCAAAATTTTGAAGATGCTGATTTCGGTTTCTCACCGCAGCAAACTGGTAGTATTGGCGATACAGTTTATCGGGATAATAACAACAACAACGTCCAAGACGAAGGCGATACTGGAATTCCTGGAGTACAGGTAACTTTAACCAGCCCAGGTGCCGACGGACAATTAGGTACTCCTGACGATACAAATCAAACCACAACTACCAACGAACAAGGTATTTACACCTTTCCCAACTTACCTGCTGGGAATTATCAAGTAACCTCAGCAACACCCGATGGTTTGAATCCAACTCAAACCCAACCCAATCCTGTAGAATTACAGCCTGGTCAAAATATCGATACAGTTGACTTTGGTTTCTCACCTCCTCAAGGCGGTACGGTTGGAGACACAGTTTACCGAGATGAGAACGGTGACGGAACCCAAAACGAAGGCGAACCGGGAATCCCTGGCGTTGAAGTTACCTTAGTTAATCCAGGTCCCGACGGTCAATTTGGTACCCCAGACGACACAACGCAAACCACAACTACCGATGAAAACGGTACTTATGGTTTTCCCAACGTACCCCCAGGTGACTATCAAGTTGTTGTTAATAATCCTCCCGATGGTTTAACACCAACTCAAACCCCACCGCAAACTGTTACCGTACAACCAGGTGAAGATTTTGAAGATGCTGATTTCGGTTTCGCACCGCAGCAAATAGGTAGTATTGGCGATACAGTTTATCGGGATAATAACAATAACAACGTCCAAGATGAAGGCGATACCGGAATTGGTGGAGTACAGGTAACTTTAACCAGTCCAGGTGCCGACGGACAATTAGGTACTCCTGACGATACGACTCAAACCACCACTACCAACGACCAAGGTATTTACACCTTCCCCAACTTACCTGCGGGAAATTATCAAGTAACCTCAGCAACACCCGATGGTTTGAATCCAACTCAAACCCAACCCAACCCTGTAGAATTACAACCGGGTCAAAATATCGATACAGTTGACTTTGGTTTCGCACCAACTCCAGGTGGTACGGTTGGAGATACAGTTTACCGAGATGAAAACGGTGACGGAACCCAAAACGAAGGCGAACCGGGACTTCCTGGCGTTGAAGTTACCTTAGTTAATCCAGGTCCCGACGGTCAATTTGGTACCCCAGACGACACAACTCAAACTACAACTACCGATGAAAACGGTACTTATGGTTTTCCCAACGTACCCCCAGGTGACTATCAAGTTGTTGTTAATAATCCTCCCGACGGTTTAACCCCAACTCAAACCCCACCGCAAACTGTTACCGTACAACCAGGTGAAGATTTTGAAGATGCTGATTTCGGTTTCTCACCGCAGCAAATAGGTAGTATCGGAGACACAGTTTATACAGATGGGAATAGCAACAATCAACAAGATGAAGGGGAAGAAGGTATTCCTGGAGCTACAGTTACCTTAACTCTTCCAGGCCCCGACGAACAATTAGGTACTGGTGACGATACGACTCAAACCACCACTACCAACGAACAAGGTATTTACACCTTCCCCAATCTTCCTGCGGGTAATTACAGAGTTACCGCAACTAGTCCTAGAGAAGGAGATAACCCCACTCAAACCCAACCTGATGCTGTGGAATTACAACCAGGTCAAAACTTAGATACAGTTGACTTTGGTTTTGTACCGGGACCATTAGGACAGGGACAAGGAACTATTGGGGATACGGTTTACAACGATACCAACCGTAACAACCAGCAAGATGAAGGTGAAACCGGTATTCCTGGAGCGACAGTTACTTTAACTAATCCCGGTGAAGATGGTGAATTTGGTACTCCTGACGATACCACACAAACCACAACCACCAATGAAAACGGTAATTACAGTTTCCCCAATTTACCTGCGGGCAACTATCGAGTTACTACCACTACCCCAGATGGTTTAACTCCGACTCAAACCCCAGATGAAACAGTTGCTTTAGCACAAAATCAAAATTTAGATACTGTTGATTTCGGTTTCGCGCCACAAGAAGACGGAACAGGTTCTATCGGAGACACAGTTTATAACGATACCAACAGTAATAACCAACAAGATGAAGGTGAAACTGGTATTCCTGGGGTTACGGTGACGTTAACAACTCCGGGTGAAGACGGTCAGTTCGGTAACGAGGACGACACTACTCAAACCACAACTACCAACGAACAAGGTATTTACGGTTTCACTAACTTACCTCCAGCAAACTACAGAGTTACTACTGAAACCCCCAACGGGTTAAATCCGACTCAAACCCAACCGGATGTAATTAACCTGCAAGGCGGTCAAAATATTGATACGATTGACTTCGGTTTTGCAGGACAAGATCAAGGAACGGGTTCTATCGGGGATACGGTTTACAACGACACCAATCGTAATAGTCAGCAAGATGAAGGTGAGACTGGTATTCCTGGAGTCACAGTTACCTTAACCAGTCCCGGCGAAGATGGTCAATTGGGTACCCCAGACGATACAACCACTACCACAACCACCAACGAACAAGGTAATTACAACTTCCCCAACTTACCTGCTGGTAACTACAGAGTGACAATTACCAATCCCGATGGTTTGACTCCAACTCAAACCCCACCCGAAACCATTGAGTTAGAAGAAAATGAAAACGATGACACCGTTGACTTTGGTTTAGCACCTGCACAAGGAACGGGTTCTATTGGGGATACGGTTTACAACGACACCAATCGTAATAGTCAGCAAGATGAAGGTGAGACTGGTATTCCTGGAGTCACAGTTACCTTAACCAGTCCCGGTGAAGATGGTCAATTGGGTACCCCAGACGATACAACCACTACCACAACCACCAACGAGCAAGGTAATTACAACTTCCCCAACTTACCTGCTGGTAACTACAGAGTGACAATTACCAATCCCGATGGTTTGACTCCAACTCAAACCCCACCCGAAACCATTGAGTTAGAAGAAAATGAAAACGATGACACCGTTGACTTTGGTTTAGCACCTGCACAAGGAACGGGTTCTATCGGGGATACGGTTTACAACGATACCAACCGTAACAACCAGCAAGATGAAGGTGAAACAGGTGTTCCTGGAGTCATCGTTACTCTAACTACTCCCGGCGAAGATGGTCAATTGGGTAACGAAGACGATACAACTCAAACCACAACCACCGACGAACAAGGAAATTACAACTTCCCCAACGTACCTGCTGGTAATTACAGGGTGACAATTACCAATCCCGATGGTTTAAGTCCAACTCAAACCCCACCCGAAACCGTAACAGTAGGAGACAACCAAAACATAGACACAGCTGACTTTGGTTTAGCACCAGGACAACAGCAAGGTACTGGTTCTCTTGGTGACACCGTTTATAACGATTTGAACAATAACGGTCAACAAGATGAAGGTGAACCTGGAATAGCTGGTGTAGTTGTGAATTATGCAGGAACAGGGCCAGACGGCGTGTTTGGTGAAAGTCTAACGGATGACGATACCAGTGGTAGAACTAGTACCGATGCTAACGGTAGATATACCTTCCCCAACTTACCTGCGGGAACATATCGAGTTACTATCAACGACCAATCACAGCAACCAATTCGAGAATTTAGTCAAACCCAAACTCCAAATAATCCAATTACCTTGAATGAAGGGGATAACATAGATACCGCTGATTTCGGTTTCACACAACCAACCGGTACAATCGGCGATACCGTTTATCAAGATAACAATAGCGACGGTACTCAAAACGAAGGTGAACCTGGAATCCCTGGTGTGGAAGTTACGTTAACTCGTCCAGGTGAAGACGGACAGTTGGGAACTCCAGACGATACTACCGACACTACCACTACCAATGACCAAGGTAATTATAGTTTCCCCAACGTTCCTACTGGTAACTACAGAGTCACGGTTAATAATTCTCCCGATGGTTTAAACCCAACTCAAACACCACCAAGTAATATTCCTTTACAACCAGGTCAAAACTTTAATGATGCTGACTTTGGTTTCTCACCACAACAAGTAGGAACCATCGGAGATTTAGTATTCTTCGATAATGACGGAGATAGCACTCCCGATAATGACGAAAGCGGAATCCCCGGACTAACTTTGGTACTTCGAGACGCTAATGGTAATGTAGTTGCAACTACCAATACTGATGAAGACGGTGCTTACAGCTTTGTTGCACCTCCGGGTACCTACACCGTTACTGTGAGCAATCCTCCTCAAGGTTTAAATCCCACCTTGACGCAAGACAACCCAGTTAACTTACAAGCCGGTCAGAATATTGATACAGTTGACTTTGGCTTCCAGCCACCATCAACTGGTTCAATTGGCGATACCGTGTTTGCAGATGAAAATGGTAACGGCGTTCAAGAACCAGGAGAGCCGGGAGTTAGCGGTGTTGTAGTCCGATTAGTTCGTCCCGGACAAGATGGCGTATTCGGTACTGGCGACGACCAAGTTGAAGAACAACGTACCGATAATACTGACACCGTTGCTTTCAACGAAAATACCCCTGGTCAATACACCTTTGACAATCTTCCACCAGGAGATTATCAAGTACAAATGGTGCTGCCTGACGGTAGTATTTTGACAACGGGTGCCAATCCAATTTCAGTAGATTTACAGCCAGGACAAAACTTAGATAGTGCTGATTTCGGTATTAGGATGACCGGATTCGGAGGCGAGAATCCTGGTTCAATCGGCGATGAAGTCTTTAATGACACGGACGGTGATGGTGTAAGAGATGAAGGAGAACCCGGAGTTCCTAACGTTACCGTAACTTTAACTCAGCCCGGACCCGACAACCAATTAGGTACTGCCGACGATACCACTCAAGAAACTACTACCAACGACCAAGGTAATTATACTTTTGGCGATTTACCACCAGGACCTTACAGAATTACGGTGACTCCTCCTTTAAATCTATCGGAGGTAACTAATCCTGGCGGTTCGCAAATCGAAAGGAATTTACAACCGGGACAAGATTTAACTAACGCTGACTTTGGCTTACGCGGGCCGAGTGGTGGCTCTATCGGCGATACCGTATTTAACGATACGGATGGTGACGGAGTACAAGACTTTACCGATAGCAATAACAACGGTGTTAAAGAACCAAACGAAGAAGGTGAAGCAGGAATCCCCGGAGTTCAGTTAACCTTAAGAAATGCTAACGGCGATATATTTGCCACCACAACCACCAACGAAAACGGTAACTATATCTTTAACGGTTTACCTTTAGCTAACTATACCGTTGAAGCAGCCAGACCTAATGACTTTAGTCCAACCACCGAAACCACATTATCGGCTCAGTTAACCGAAGCAACTCCAAATAGAAACGAGATAGACTTTGGTTTCCGTCCCGGTCTTTTGGGAGCATCCGGGCCAACAAATTTACGTTTAGTTAAACGGATTACCAACGTATTGAGAGGAAATCAACCCATCAGCGGTGTTAACTTTAACCAGTTTGAAGATGATGCTAACGATGAAAATGATAATGTTCTCAACTCTTCTCCACAATCTTCACCTGTAGGTATTACTCGCTTAGAAACACCAGTACAAAGTGGTGATGAAATAGAATACACGATTTACTTCTTAAGCGAAGGTGGGGAAGCCCTGCAAAACGTCAGGGTTTGTGACGTAGTTCCTAACGGCACAGCTTTTGTAAACGGTAGTATTACCGTAAATGGCGGTGGTAATGGTGCAGATAATGGTAACTTCCTAACGCCTTTATCTCCAGTACCGGCAGAATTCCAAAATATTTGTCTTAACGGTACCCCCGCAAATGGTGCGGTACTTACCAACCTCGGTACCTTACCGGCAGGCGGACAATTCGGATTTGTTCGCTTCCGCGTCAGAGTTAATTAA